In Edaphobacter paludis, a single window of DNA contains:
- a CDS encoding CHAT domain-containing protein, producing MARIYDDFELLIQASGEHFVVQILNSPTGQATSEFDHPFTQVELSNFYSRIGQSHRSMRRLDAPDLQAAKQFGDKLFKAAFTGEVLSQLRSSINVSHGRNHGLRLRLRLKGAPALAELPWEFLYDLEQNQFLATSSMTPVVRFLDLPHTVSPMRVRLPLRVLVILAGPRNLPCLDAEGEWDRLKLSLANLEKNGVLVLERMPTATLEALRKRARGDPFHILHFVGHGGFDTNVGDGVLHFEDLKAMSHPVSGQLLGSILRDHDSLRLAVLNACEGARQSNEDPFSGVAQSLCQQGLPAIIAMQFEISDDAAKAFAEEFYGAIADGYPVDAAVSEGRKALYTGSFGQEWATPVLYMRSPNGVLFDIQRRSKSTPGKAPAPDPSTEPVHTQPVLNQPVISQPTLIPGPLPPPFVPPPPPPLPQKSPEQLAVEAAAEVQRRVDLERPRPQPPPPAPTPIRVGPTPPPHSNRKLFIGLGLGLGVVGVVIAGILIANIPKPTPQPEPERTPATEPATNRATVVTPPSATTITHSTVPDQSTTAIGRWIEQFVSASEGPSTQTLRAFYGDTVSPYFAKDSASWADIQSDKEAYFDRFPQIRYAIVGEPQHSTLDNGDHVVDYTLAYSEVRKDGKAFTGRSHYRMTLREIDGSLKIIGIEERKVQ from the coding sequence ATGGCTAGAATCTACGACGATTTTGAACTCCTGATTCAGGCCTCTGGCGAACACTTCGTCGTCCAGATCCTCAACTCCCCCACCGGACAGGCGACCAGCGAGTTCGACCATCCCTTCACTCAGGTTGAGCTCAGTAACTTCTACAGTCGAATCGGCCAGTCCCATCGCAGCATGCGTCGCCTCGACGCACCCGATTTGCAGGCCGCGAAACAATTCGGCGACAAGCTGTTCAAAGCAGCATTCACAGGCGAAGTCCTCAGTCAACTCCGTTCCAGCATCAATGTAAGCCACGGCCGCAACCATGGTCTCCGTCTCCGCCTCCGCCTCAAAGGTGCTCCTGCCCTCGCCGAACTCCCTTGGGAGTTCCTCTATGACCTGGAGCAGAACCAGTTTCTCGCTACCTCCTCCATGACCCCAGTCGTCCGCTTCCTCGATCTCCCCCACACCGTCTCCCCGATGCGCGTCCGCCTCCCTTTGCGCGTGCTCGTGATTTTAGCCGGGCCTAGAAACCTGCCCTGTCTTGATGCCGAGGGCGAGTGGGATCGCCTGAAACTCTCTCTTGCGAATCTCGAAAAGAACGGCGTCCTGGTCCTCGAGCGCATGCCCACCGCCACCCTCGAAGCACTCCGCAAACGCGCCCGCGGCGACCCGTTTCACATCCTCCACTTCGTCGGACACGGCGGCTTCGACACCAACGTAGGCGACGGTGTCCTCCACTTCGAAGACCTCAAAGCCATGTCACACCCCGTCTCTGGCCAACTCCTCGGCAGCATCCTTCGCGATCACGATTCACTTCGCCTCGCAGTCCTTAACGCCTGCGAAGGCGCTCGCCAATCCAACGAAGATCCCTTCTCGGGCGTCGCCCAGAGCCTCTGCCAGCAGGGCCTTCCCGCCATCATAGCTATGCAGTTCGAGATCAGCGACGACGCGGCCAAAGCCTTCGCCGAAGAGTTCTACGGAGCCATTGCCGACGGTTATCCAGTCGATGCTGCTGTCTCCGAAGGCAGAAAAGCTCTCTACACCGGCTCCTTCGGTCAGGAGTGGGCAACGCCTGTTCTCTACATGCGCTCACCCAATGGTGTTCTCTTCGATATCCAGCGCAGGTCCAAAAGTACGCCCGGGAAGGCCCCGGCTCCTGATCCTTCCACCGAGCCAGTTCACACCCAACCCGTCCTCAACCAACCGGTCATCAGCCAGCCCACCCTTATCCCCGGTCCACTACCCCCACCCTTCGTTCCACCACCACCTCCGCCTCTGCCTCAGAAGTCACCCGAACAGCTCGCCGTAGAGGCCGCAGCCGAAGTTCAACGGCGTGTAGACCTAGAGCGCCCTCGCCCCCAGCCGCCGCCTCCAGCCCCCACGCCCATCAGGGTCGGTCCTACGCCACCCCCGCACTCCAATCGCAAACTCTTCATCGGCCTCGGCCTCGGCCTCGGCGTCGTTGGCGTTGTCATCGCTGGGATTCTGATTGCCAACATCCCCAAGCCCACTCCACAACCCGAGCCAGAACGAACACCTGCAACCGAACCAGCAACCAATCGCGCCACAGTTGTCACTCCCCCATCGGCCACGACCATCACCCACTCGACAGTCCCCGACCAATCCACTACCGCCATCGGCCGTTGGATCGAGCAGTTCGTCAGCGCATCCGAAGGTCCTTCCACGCAAACCTTAAGAGCGTTTTACGGCGATACCGTTTCACCTTACTTCGCTAAGGACAGCGCCAGCTGGGCAGACATTCAGAGCGACAAAGAAGCGTACTTCGACCGCTTCCCTCAAATCCGCTACGCCATCGTCGGCGAGCCTCAGCACAGCACCCTGGATAATGGAGACCATGTCGTCGACTACACCCTTGCTTACTCCGAAGTGCGCAAGGACGGCAAGGCCTTCACCGGACGCTCCCACTATCGGATGACCCTCCGTGAGATCGACGGTTCCCTGAAGATCATTGGCATCGAAGAAAGGAAGGTTCAGTGA
- a CDS encoding N-acetylmuramoyl-L-alanine amidase: MRPHLLLIAAILLLLARPTVAQHEVERCNLAIDIGHTETTQGSTSARGVGEYLFNRTMANLLLDKLHRDDRVDAFIIDGNDMTLQQRTQFAADHHATVFFSLHHDSVQPRYLSTWTYQGKEHHYSAKFHGFSLFISEKNPYPKQSLALAQSLGTQLLAAGFTPTLHHAEKIPGESRPLLDPHRGIYAFDDLIVLKTASMPAVLLECGVIVNRSEELHLTDPKKRARMIQAVATAIERTCPRISLEDHTPTTSRDVH; encoded by the coding sequence GTGAGACCTCACCTCCTGCTGATCGCTGCCATCCTACTTCTCCTCGCCAGGCCCACCGTCGCTCAGCATGAAGTCGAGCGCTGTAACCTTGCCATCGACATCGGGCACACCGAGACCACTCAAGGCTCAACTAGTGCACGCGGAGTCGGCGAGTACCTCTTCAACCGCACTATGGCCAACCTCCTCCTCGACAAACTCCACCGAGACGACCGCGTCGACGCCTTCATCATCGACGGCAACGACATGACTCTCCAGCAGCGAACCCAGTTCGCCGCTGACCACCACGCAACGGTCTTCTTCTCCCTCCATCACGACTCCGTTCAGCCGCGGTACCTCTCCACCTGGACCTACCAGGGCAAAGAACACCATTACAGCGCTAAGTTCCACGGCTTCTCTCTCTTCATCTCCGAGAAAAATCCCTATCCGAAACAGAGCCTTGCACTCGCACAATCACTCGGCACTCAACTCCTCGCCGCCGGATTCACCCCGACCCTCCATCACGCCGAAAAGATTCCCGGAGAAAGCCGTCCGCTACTCGACCCCCACAGAGGCATCTATGCATTCGACGACCTCATCGTACTCAAAACAGCGTCCATGCCCGCCGTGCTTCTAGAATGTGGTGTCATCGTCAACCGCAGCGAAGAACTCCATCTTACGGATCCCAAAAAACGCGCTCGCATGATTCAGGCTGTCGCCACGGCCATCGAACGCACATGTCCGCGAATTTCATTGGAGGATCACACCCCGACCACTTCCCGAGACGTGCATTAG